One Paracidovorax avenae ATCC 19860 genomic region harbors:
- the queC gene encoding 7-cyano-7-deazaguanine synthase QueC: MRAGHALVLFSGGQDSTTCLAWALERFERVETIGFDYGQRHHVELEARTAVLAALRERFPRWRERLGEDHMVDLAVLGQISDTALTRDTAIQMTEAGLPNTFVPGRNLLFFQLAAAVGYRRGLHTLVGGMCETDFSGYPDCRDDTLKALQVALSLGMGQRFTIETPLMWIDKAATWEMARQLGGDELVRLIVEDTHTCYHGVRGALHAWGHGCGECPACALRRAGYERWTGHATQG; this comes from the coding sequence ATGCGAGCCGGCCACGCCCTCGTCCTCTTCTCCGGTGGCCAGGACTCCACCACCTGCCTGGCCTGGGCGCTCGAGCGCTTCGAACGGGTGGAGACCATCGGCTTCGACTACGGCCAGCGCCACCATGTGGAGCTGGAGGCCCGCACCGCCGTGCTGGCCGCGCTGCGCGAGCGCTTTCCACGGTGGCGCGAGCGATTGGGCGAAGACCACATGGTCGACCTCGCCGTGCTCGGCCAGATCAGCGACACGGCGCTCACCCGCGACACCGCCATCCAGATGACGGAAGCCGGCCTGCCCAACACCTTCGTGCCCGGCCGCAACCTGCTGTTCTTCCAGCTGGCCGCCGCCGTGGGCTACCGGCGCGGGCTGCACACCCTCGTGGGCGGCATGTGCGAGACCGACTTCTCCGGCTACCCCGACTGCCGCGACGACACGCTCAAGGCGCTGCAGGTGGCACTCTCGCTGGGCATGGGCCAGCGCTTCACCATCGAGACGCCGCTCATGTGGATCGACAAGGCCGCCACCTGGGAAATGGCCCGGCAACTCGGCGGCGACGAACTCGTGCGGCTCATCGTGGAAGACACGCACACCTGCTACCACGGTGTGCGCGGCGCCCTGCACGCCTGGGGACACGGCTGCGGCGAATGTCCGGCCTGCGCGCTGCGGCGCGCCGGGTACGAGCGGTGGACCGGGCACGCCACGCAGGGCTGA
- a CDS encoding threonine ammonia-lyase — translation MLTLPDIQAAAARLQGQVLDTPCVESRTLSQIVGAQVFLKFENLQFTASFKERGACNKLSQLSPEEQRRGVIAMSAGNHAQGVAYHAQRLGLVAVIVMPRFTPGVKVERTRGFSAEVVLHGDTLEEARAHAYALAEERGLTFVHPYDDEAVAAGQGTVGLEMLQAVPDLDCLAIAVGGGGLIAGIATAAKALKPGIEIIGVQTSRFPAMVNAVKGTQHPQGTSTIAEGIAVGTPGQITREVITRLVDDLLLVDEGDIEQAVLMLLEIEKTLVEGAGAAGLAALLRHPERFRGKRVGLVLCGGNIDPLLLAAIIERGMVRSGRLARVKVSARDIPGVLARITATVAEAGANIEEVHHQRAFTMLAAQNVEIELVLQTRGREHVQQVLARLRAASMEADLL, via the coding sequence ATGCTCACCCTCCCCGACATCCAGGCCGCCGCCGCCCGCCTCCAGGGCCAGGTGCTCGACACCCCCTGCGTCGAATCGCGCACGCTCTCGCAGATCGTGGGCGCGCAGGTGTTCCTCAAGTTCGAGAACCTGCAGTTCACCGCCTCCTTCAAGGAGCGCGGCGCCTGCAACAAGCTGAGCCAGCTTTCGCCCGAGGAGCAGCGGCGCGGCGTCATCGCCATGAGCGCCGGCAACCACGCCCAGGGCGTGGCCTACCATGCGCAGCGCCTGGGCCTCGTGGCCGTGATCGTCATGCCGCGCTTCACGCCCGGCGTGAAGGTGGAGCGCACGCGCGGCTTCAGCGCCGAGGTCGTGCTGCACGGAGACACCCTGGAGGAAGCACGCGCGCATGCCTATGCCCTGGCCGAGGAGCGGGGGCTCACTTTCGTGCATCCCTATGACGATGAAGCCGTCGCCGCGGGCCAGGGCACGGTCGGCCTGGAAATGCTGCAGGCAGTGCCGGACCTGGACTGCCTGGCCATCGCCGTGGGCGGGGGCGGCCTCATCGCCGGCATCGCCACCGCCGCCAAGGCCCTGAAGCCCGGCATCGAGATCATCGGCGTGCAGACCTCGCGCTTCCCGGCCATGGTGAACGCCGTGAAAGGCACGCAGCACCCGCAGGGCACCTCCACCATCGCCGAGGGGATCGCCGTGGGCACGCCCGGCCAGATCACCCGCGAGGTGATCACGCGGCTGGTGGACGACCTGCTGCTCGTGGACGAAGGCGACATCGAGCAGGCGGTGCTGATGCTGCTGGAAATCGAGAAGACCCTCGTCGAGGGCGCCGGAGCCGCCGGCCTGGCGGCGCTGCTGCGGCACCCGGAGCGCTTCCGCGGCAAGCGCGTGGGCCTGGTGCTGTGCGGCGGCAACATCGATCCGCTGCTGCTGGCGGCCATCATCGAGCGCGGCATGGTGCGCTCCGGGCGCCTGGCGCGCGTCAAGGTGAGCGCGCGCGACATACCGGGCGTGCTCGCGCGCATCACTGCCACAGTGGCCGAAGCGGGCGCCAACATCGAGGAAGTCCACCACCAGCGCGCCTTCACCATGCTGGCCGCCCAGAACGTGGAGATCGAACTCGTGCTGCAGACGCGCGGCCGCGAGCATGTGCAGCAGGTGCTGGCCCGCCTGCGCGCAGCGTCCATGGAAGCCGATCTCCTGTGA
- a CDS encoding glucan biosynthesis protein: protein MQKPKRRHFLRTLGHGAALATAGGLGLNWTQAFAALKPLGEAQPFDFAALKGQARALAAKAYEPPKDTIPPSVSKLDWDQYQSIQFRGDHALWADEKLRFQAKFFHLGLFFKKPVRMFELADGKAQELAYDPEMFNYGKSGLKPGDLPPDLGFAGFRLNFHTDPVRDVAAFLGASYFRAVGGEWQYGLSARGLAIDTGMQRPEEFPDFTAFYLERPAPGSNTVVVLALLDSPSIAGAYRFAITPGDTQVMEIDAALYPRKAIERLGIAPCTSMFQHGENDRRMANDWRPEIHDSDGLQMWRGNGEWVWRPLTNPPALQFNAFADQGPRGFGLVQRDRNFDHYQDDGVFYERRPSLWVEPKSDWGAGSIQLVEIPTIDETFDNIVAFWNPDRKPQPGEELLIGYRLFWGAHPPAQSPLARCVATWTGLGGVVGQPRKYFSWRFAVDFAGENLVALGRGAKVEPVITASRGKIEITSARPQDAIQGWRAMFDIKPEDDSTAPITIRMFLRGENGAPLTETWLYQWVPPAPADRRLS, encoded by the coding sequence ATGCAGAAACCCAAACGACGCCATTTCCTCCGCACCCTCGGCCACGGCGCCGCGCTGGCCACCGCAGGTGGCCTGGGCCTGAACTGGACCCAAGCCTTCGCCGCCCTCAAGCCCCTGGGCGAAGCCCAGCCCTTCGACTTCGCGGCACTCAAGGGCCAGGCCCGCGCCCTGGCGGCCAAGGCCTACGAGCCGCCCAAGGACACCATCCCCCCCTCGGTGTCCAAGCTCGACTGGGACCAGTACCAGTCCATCCAGTTCCGGGGCGACCACGCCCTCTGGGCCGACGAGAAACTGCGCTTCCAGGCCAAGTTCTTCCACCTGGGCCTGTTCTTCAAGAAGCCGGTGCGCATGTTCGAACTGGCCGACGGCAAGGCCCAGGAACTGGCCTACGACCCCGAGATGTTCAACTACGGCAAGAGCGGCCTCAAGCCCGGCGACCTGCCGCCGGACCTGGGCTTCGCGGGCTTCCGGCTCAACTTCCACACCGACCCGGTGCGCGACGTGGCCGCCTTCCTGGGCGCCAGCTACTTCCGTGCCGTGGGCGGCGAATGGCAGTACGGCCTCTCCGCCCGGGGCCTGGCCATCGATACCGGCATGCAGCGCCCGGAGGAATTCCCGGACTTCACCGCCTTCTACCTGGAGCGCCCCGCGCCCGGCTCCAACACCGTCGTCGTGCTGGCCCTGCTGGATTCGCCCAGCATCGCCGGCGCCTACCGCTTCGCGATCACGCCGGGCGACACGCAGGTGATGGAGATCGATGCCGCCCTCTACCCGCGCAAGGCCATCGAGCGCCTGGGGATCGCCCCCTGCACCAGCATGTTCCAGCACGGCGAGAACGACCGCCGCATGGCCAACGACTGGCGCCCCGAGATCCACGACTCCGACGGCCTGCAGATGTGGCGCGGCAACGGCGAATGGGTATGGCGGCCGCTCACGAACCCGCCGGCGCTGCAGTTCAACGCCTTCGCCGACCAGGGCCCGCGCGGCTTCGGCCTCGTGCAGCGCGACCGCAATTTCGACCACTACCAGGACGACGGCGTCTTCTACGAACGCCGGCCCTCGCTGTGGGTGGAGCCGAAGTCCGACTGGGGCGCGGGCTCCATCCAGCTCGTGGAGATCCCCACCATCGACGAGACCTTCGACAACATCGTCGCCTTCTGGAACCCCGACCGCAAGCCGCAGCCCGGCGAGGAACTGCTGATCGGCTACCGCCTGTTCTGGGGCGCCCATCCGCCGGCCCAGTCCCCGCTGGCGCGCTGCGTGGCCACCTGGACGGGCCTGGGCGGCGTGGTCGGCCAGCCGCGCAAGTACTTCTCCTGGCGTTTCGCGGTCGATTTCGCCGGGGAGAACCTCGTGGCGCTGGGCCGCGGCGCCAAGGTCGAGCCCGTGATCACCGCGAGCCGCGGCAAGATCGAGATCACCTCGGCCCGGCCGCAGGACGCCATCCAGGGCTGGCGCGCCATGTTCGACATCAAGCCCGAGGACGACAGCACCGCGCCCATCACCATCCGCATGTTCCTGCGCGGCGAGAACGGCGCGCCGCTCACCGAGACATGGCTCTACCAGTGGGTGCCGCCCGCCCCGGCGGACCGCCGCCTTTCCTGA